One Roseburia rectibacter DNA window includes the following coding sequences:
- a CDS encoding ATP synthase subunit I: MLRRINDALPGLVLGIIVYGVIVELAGVWFVTDKARYTTGLLIGIGLACGMAVNIATVLRDAVELYGEDNAKKKIIVKSLLRYAVVVIVFFIMMEWNLGNLITAFIGVLGLKVSAYLQPFTHRVIQKLQGRGDVSSDSEDNNFI, encoded by the coding sequence ATGTTACGAAGAATCAATGATGCATTGCCGGGACTTGTTTTGGGAATTATTGTGTATGGAGTGATCGTGGAATTAGCAGGTGTTTGGTTTGTCACCGACAAAGCCAGGTACACCACGGGACTTCTGATCGGTATCGGTTTAGCGTGCGGTATGGCAGTCAACATCGCAACTGTATTAAGAGATGCGGTGGAGTTGTATGGAGAGGACAATGCAAAGAAGAAGATCATTGTAAAATCACTGCTCCGCTATGCTGTTGTTGTGATCGTTTTCTTTATTATGATGGAATGGAATCTCGGAAATCTGATCACTGCGTTTATCGGGGTATTGGGACTTAAGGTATCTGCGTACTTACAGCCCTTTACACATAGAGTAATACAAAAACTGCAAGGAAGAGGTGATGTATCTTCAGACAGTGAAGATAACAATTTCATATGA
- the atpB gene encoding F0F1 ATP synthase subunit A → MYLQTVKITISYEGGERVNHAILMSSGAENIDFMIHGIVQYEIFGHKVWITTSHVCILIVMLLMMALAIAGNRAIKHAKEIPEGFQNVIELMVEMLDNMVSGTMGKVAAPKFVNYISTIFIFILMSNISGLFGLRPPTADYGTTLALGLITFFLIHITQFKNLPIKQIWTDMCSPLPPWLPIWFPINVISEIAVPISLSLRLFANVLSGTVMMALVYGLLSKIAIIWPAALHVYFDLFSGAIQTYVFCMLTMTYIGQNYEQE, encoded by the coding sequence ATGTATCTTCAGACAGTGAAGATAACAATTTCATATGAGGGAGGTGAGAGAGTGAATCATGCAATTCTGATGTCATCCGGAGCCGAAAATATCGACTTTATGATACATGGTATCGTTCAGTACGAGATATTCGGACATAAAGTCTGGATCACAACATCGCATGTCTGCATATTGATCGTTATGCTGCTTATGATGGCACTTGCCATTGCAGGAAACCGTGCGATCAAACATGCAAAGGAGATCCCGGAGGGATTTCAGAATGTTATCGAGCTGATGGTTGAGATGCTTGATAACATGGTAAGCGGCACCATGGGAAAGGTGGCAGCACCGAAGTTTGTCAATTATATCAGTACCATTTTTATTTTTATTCTTATGAGTAATATATCAGGTCTGTTTGGATTAAGACCACCAACGGCTGACTATGGTACGACACTGGCACTTGGTCTTATTACATTCTTCCTGATCCATATCACGCAGTTTAAGAATCTGCCGATCAAGCAGATCTGGACAGATATGTGTTCCCCATTGCCACCATGGCTGCCAATCTGGTTTCCAATCAATGTGATCAGTGAGATCGCAGTGCCGATTTCATTGTCGCTTCGTCTTTTTGCGAACGTATTGTCAGGAACCGTTATGATGGCATTAGTTTATGGACTGCTGAGCAAAATAGCAATCATCTGGCCGGCAGCACTCCATGTATACTTTGACTTGTTCTCAGGAGCAATTCAGACGTATGTATTTTGTATGTTGACAATGACATACATTGGTCAGAACTACGAACAAGAATAA
- the atpE gene encoding ATP synthase F0 subunit C, giving the protein MNITGHDLIMACSAIGAGLAVIAGIGPGIGQGIAAGHGAAAVGRNPGAKGDIMSTMLLGQAVAETTGLYGLLIAMLLLFVQPLG; this is encoded by the coding sequence ATGAATATCACAGGACACGATTTAATTATGGCATGTTCAGCTATCGGTGCAGGTCTGGCAGTTATCGCCGGTATCGGACCTGGTATTGGACAGGGTATCGCAGCAGGACATGGTGCAGCAGCAGTTGGACGCAATCCGGGTGCAAAAGGAGATATCATGTCAACCATGCTTTTAGGACAGGCAGTTGCAGAGACAACAGGTCTTTACGGACTCTTGATCGCAATGCTCTTACTGTTCGTACAGCCTTTAGGCTAA
- the atpF gene encoding F0F1 ATP synthase subunit B — MTRLFGLDFQLLHDVVLMALAVFFLFLFMSKMLFEPARKLLNDRKNRIAADIKTAETDKQDAAALKAEYDAKLKEVDKEAEQILSEARKTAQKNAARIESDAKEEAARIIKRANEEAELSKKRAMDEVKQEMITVASMMAAKVVAANIDATVQDTLVEETLKEMGDSTWQS; from the coding sequence ATGACAAGACTTTTTGGACTGGATTTTCAGTTACTGCATGATGTGGTTTTGATGGCGTTAGCAGTATTTTTCTTATTTTTATTCATGTCCAAGATGCTGTTTGAACCGGCACGCAAGCTGCTGAATGACAGAAAGAACCGTATCGCAGCCGATATTAAGACTGCAGAAACGGACAAACAGGACGCAGCAGCACTCAAAGCAGAATATGATGCGAAGTTAAAAGAAGTCGATAAAGAGGCAGAGCAGATCTTAAGCGAGGCCCGCAAGACGGCGCAGAAAAATGCAGCCCGCATTGAGAGTGACGCAAAAGAAGAAGCGGCGCGCATCATAAAGAGAGCCAACGAAGAAGCAGAGCTTTCTAAGAAGCGTGCAATGGATGAAGTAAAACAGGAAATGATCACAGTTGCATCCATGATGGCGGCAAAAGTTGTTGCAGCAAATATCGATGCGACCGTGCAGGATACGCTGGTAGAAGAAACATTGAAAGAAATGGGTGATTCGACATGGCAAAGCTAG
- the atpH gene encoding ATP synthase F1 subunit delta: MAKLVSKTYGDALFEVALESGRMDEFRDEAVAVKAALNENPELFKLMSHPKIVKEEKVKIVEDIFAEKISAEFVGLLRLIVEKGHFAKVDTVLDYFIDCVKEYKNIGTAYVTSAMELSEAQKAAVEKRLLETTKYVKFEMHYAVDSALIGGMVIRIGDRVVDSSVRTKLNDLTRELSKIQLKAGECAS; encoded by the coding sequence ATGGCAAAGCTAGTATCAAAAACATACGGTGATGCATTGTTTGAAGTTGCGCTAGAGAGCGGAAGGATGGATGAATTCCGGGATGAGGCAGTGGCAGTAAAAGCCGCTTTGAATGAGAATCCTGAGCTCTTCAAATTAATGAGTCATCCAAAAATCGTTAAAGAAGAAAAAGTAAAAATCGTAGAAGACATATTTGCAGAAAAGATTTCCGCGGAGTTTGTTGGACTGCTCCGCCTGATTGTAGAAAAAGGTCATTTCGCAAAAGTGGATACGGTGCTGGATTATTTCATTGACTGTGTCAAGGAGTATAAGAACATCGGAACCGCTTATGTGACATCGGCAATGGAATTATCCGAAGCGCAGAAAGCAGCAGTGGAGAAAAGATTGTTAGAGACTACAAAGTATGTGAAATTTGAGATGCATTATGCAGTGGATTCCGCACTGATAGGCGGAATGGTGATTCGCATCGGCGACAGAGTCGTTGATTCCAGTGTCCGGACCAAATTAAATGATCTGACACGCGAATTGTCAAAAATACAGTTGAAAGCAGGTGAATGCGCTTCATGA
- the atpA gene encoding F0F1 ATP synthase subunit alpha, with product MNLRPEEISSVIKEQIKRYAAQLEVADVGTVIQVADGIARIHGLDNAMQGELLEFPGEVYGMVLNLEEDNVGAVLLGAQRNVNEGDTVKTTGRVVEVPVGDAMLGRVVNALGQPIDGKGPIETDKYRQIERVASGVISRKSVDTPLQTGIKAIDSMVPIGRGQRELIIGDRQTGKTAIAIDTIINQKGQGVKCIYVAIGQKASTVAALVKTLEEFGAMSYTTVVASTASELAPLQYIAPYAGCAIGEEWMENGEDVLVVYDDLSKHAAAYRTLSLLLKRPPGREAYPGDVFYLHSRLLERAARLSDKLGGGSLTALPIIETQAGDVSAYIPTNVISITDGQIYLETEMFNSGFRPAINAGLSVSRVGGSAQIKAMKKIAAPIRVELAQYRELAAFAQFGSELDADTTEKLAQGARIREMLKQPQYQPMPVEKQVIIIYAATRKYLLDIPVEQVLPFEKALFEYVDTKYPDVPEAIRTEKVISDETEAKLVKAIEECKADFLK from the coding sequence ATGAATTTAAGACCAGAAGAAATAAGTTCCGTAATTAAAGAACAGATCAAAAGGTATGCAGCGCAGTTAGAGGTAGCTGACGTTGGTACCGTTATTCAGGTAGCAGATGGTATCGCACGTATTCACGGTCTTGACAACGCAATGCAGGGTGAGCTTCTGGAATTTCCGGGAGAAGTATACGGAATGGTATTAAACCTTGAGGAAGATAATGTTGGTGCTGTACTTTTAGGTGCACAGCGCAATGTCAATGAAGGTGATACCGTAAAGACCACCGGACGAGTCGTAGAGGTTCCGGTTGGTGACGCCATGTTAGGACGTGTTGTCAATGCGTTAGGACAGCCGATCGACGGCAAAGGACCGATCGAGACGGACAAATATCGTCAGATCGAGCGTGTCGCATCGGGTGTTATTTCGAGAAAATCCGTAGATACACCGTTACAGACCGGTATCAAGGCGATCGATTCCATGGTGCCGATCGGACGTGGACAGCGTGAGCTGATCATCGGTGACAGACAGACCGGTAAGACAGCGATCGCGATCGATACGATCATTAACCAGAAGGGACAGGGCGTAAAATGTATTTACGTTGCCATCGGACAGAAGGCGTCCACTGTTGCCGCTCTGGTGAAAACATTAGAAGAATTTGGAGCAATGTCTTATACGACAGTGGTTGCTTCTACTGCCAGTGAGCTTGCACCATTACAGTATATTGCACCGTATGCAGGATGTGCGATCGGTGAGGAATGGATGGAGAATGGTGAGGATGTTCTCGTTGTTTACGATGATTTAAGTAAGCATGCGGCCGCATACCGTACACTCTCCTTACTCTTAAAACGTCCACCAGGACGTGAGGCTTATCCGGGAGATGTATTCTATCTTCACTCAAGACTCTTAGAGCGTGCAGCAAGACTTTCCGATAAACTTGGCGGAGGTTCCCTGACTGCATTGCCGATCATCGAGACACAGGCGGGTGACGTTTCAGCGTATATTCCGACGAACGTTATTTCCATTACCGATGGTCAGATCTATCTTGAGACAGAGATGTTTAACTCCGGTTTCCGTCCGGCGATCAATGCTGGTCTTTCGGTATCCCGTGTAGGTGGTTCCGCACAGATCAAGGCTATGAAGAAGATTGCAGCACCGATCCGTGTCGAGCTGGCACAGTACAGAGAGCTTGCAGCATTTGCACAGTTTGGTTCTGAACTCGATGCCGACACGACAGAGAAGTTAGCACAGGGTGCCAGAATCCGTGAGATGTTAAAACAGCCGCAGTATCAGCCGATGCCGGTTGAAAAACAGGTCATCATCATCTATGCGGCAACCAGAAAATACCTTCTGGATATTCCGGTAGAACAGGTTTTACCGTTTGAAAAAGCACTGTTTGAGTATGTGGATACCAAATATCCGGATGTACCGGAAGCAATCCGCACAGAGAAAGTCATCAGTGATGAGACAGAGGCAAAACTCGTCAAAGCGATTGAAGAATGTAAGGCAGATTTCTTGAAATAA
- the atpG gene encoding ATP synthase F1 subunit gamma, with protein MASMRDIKRRKSSIQSTQQITKAMKLVSTVKLQKAKSRAEQTNPYSNYMYQTVTSMLARSGGIDHPYLKKGTSTKKAIVVITSNRGLAGGYNSNLIKLVTGSDFSKDDVEIYAIGGKGREVLERRGYHIKEDDSYIIESPSYDDAAELCKKVLTDYTNGTIGEIYLVYTHFKNTVVHEPKLMKLLPIEFDEEELGAAAEANVLMNYEPNETEALDMIIPKYVTSLFYGALVEAVASENGARMQAMDSATSNAEDMISDLTLKYNRARQGSITQELTEIIAGASAISG; from the coding sequence ATGGCCTCAATGAGGGACATTAAACGAAGAAAAAGCAGCATACAGAGTACGCAGCAGATCACAAAAGCCATGAAGCTTGTTTCAACCGTAAAACTGCAGAAAGCAAAAAGCAGGGCAGAACAGACGAATCCATATTCGAATTATATGTACCAGACCGTTACTTCCATGCTTGCAAGATCAGGTGGGATTGACCATCCTTATCTGAAAAAAGGCACTTCCACAAAGAAAGCGATCGTTGTGATCACATCCAACCGTGGACTTGCCGGAGGATACAATTCCAATTTGATCAAGCTGGTTACCGGAAGTGACTTTTCCAAAGATGATGTAGAGATCTATGCTATCGGTGGAAAAGGACGTGAGGTATTAGAACGCCGTGGTTATCATATTAAGGAAGATGATTCTTATATCATCGAGTCACCATCCTATGATGATGCGGCAGAACTCTGCAAGAAGGTGCTTACGGATTACACCAATGGCACGATCGGCGAGATTTATCTGGTGTATACACATTTTAAAAATACAGTCGTACACGAACCGAAGCTGATGAAGCTGTTACCGATCGAGTTTGATGAAGAAGAACTTGGTGCAGCAGCAGAGGCAAACGTTCTGATGAATTATGAGCCGAATGAGACAGAAGCACTTGATATGATCATTCCAAAATACGTTACAAGCCTGTTTTACGGGGCACTTGTGGAGGCAGTTGCCAGTGAAAACGGTGCGAGAATGCAGGCGATGGATTCTGCAACGAGCAATGCAGAGGATATGATCAGTGATCTGACGCTCAAATACAACCGGGCACGTCAGGGCTCGATTACACAGGAATTAACAGAGATCATTGCCGGTGCGTCGGCAATCTCTGGATAG
- the atpD gene encoding F0F1 ATP synthase subunit beta translates to MANNIGKITQIIGAVLDIKFTEGNLPEINDAIRIPLKGEQSGKELTVEVSQHLGDDTVRCIAMGSTDGLVRGMDAVAAGGPISVPVGENTLGRMFNVLGDPIDEIDPPTGVEKWPIHRPAPAFEEQATSQEMLETGIKVVDLLCPYQKGGKIGLFGGAGVGKTVLIQELIHNIATEHGGYSVFTGVGERTREGNDLYYEMKESGVIDKTTMVFGQMNEPPGARMRVALTGLTMAEYFRDKGGKDVLLFIDNIFRFTQAGSEVSALLGRMPSAVGYQPTLQTEMGALQERITSTKNGSITSVQAVYVPADDLTDPAPATTFAHLDATTVLERSIAELGIYPAVDPLGSTSRILDPRIVGQEHFEVARGVQEILQKYKELQDIIAILGMDELSEDDKLVVSRARKVQRFLSQPFFVATQFTGLDGKYVPIAETIRGFKEILEGKHDDVPESYFLNAGTIDDVRAKMQ, encoded by the coding sequence ATGGCAAATAATATCGGTAAGATTACCCAGATTATCGGTGCCGTTCTGGATATTAAATTCACAGAGGGCAATCTGCCGGAGATCAACGATGCGATCCGTATTCCGTTAAAAGGTGAACAGTCGGGAAAAGAATTGACCGTTGAGGTTTCCCAGCATCTGGGCGATGATACAGTCAGATGTATCGCAATGGGATCGACCGATGGACTAGTCCGTGGAATGGATGCAGTTGCAGCCGGCGGACCGATCAGCGTGCCGGTAGGTGAGAATACGTTAGGCAGAATGTTTAATGTATTAGGAGATCCAATCGATGAGATCGATCCTCCGACCGGTGTGGAAAAATGGCCGATCCACAGACCTGCTCCGGCATTTGAGGAACAGGCAACATCCCAGGAGATGTTAGAGACAGGTATCAAGGTCGTAGATCTTCTCTGCCCTTACCAGAAAGGTGGTAAGATCGGATTGTTCGGTGGTGCCGGTGTAGGTAAAACCGTTTTAATCCAGGAGCTGATCCACAATATCGCAACCGAGCACGGTGGATATTCCGTATTTACCGGCGTTGGTGAGCGTACCCGTGAGGGAAATGACCTTTACTATGAAATGAAAGAATCAGGAGTTATCGATAAGACCACCATGGTGTTCGGACAGATGAACGAGCCGCCGGGAGCACGTATGCGTGTTGCATTAACAGGTCTTACGATGGCAGAGTACTTCCGTGATAAAGGCGGTAAGGATGTATTGCTTTTCATTGACAATATTTTCCGTTTTACACAGGCAGGATCTGAGGTATCCGCGCTGTTAGGACGTATGCCTTCCGCCGTAGGTTACCAGCCGACATTACAGACAGAGATGGGTGCTCTGCAGGAGCGTATCACATCTACAAAGAACGGTTCTATCACTTCCGTTCAGGCAGTTTATGTGCCTGCGGATGACTTGACCGACCCGGCTCCGGCAACCACATTCGCACATCTGGATGCAACGACCGTACTTGAGCGTTCTATCGCAGAGCTCGGTATTTATCCGGCAGTAGATCCGCTTGGTTCTACTTCCCGTATCTTAGACCCGCGTATCGTTGGCCAGGAGCACTTTGAGGTAGCCCGCGGTGTGCAGGAGATCTTACAGAAATACAAAGAATTGCAGGATATCATTGCAATCCTTGGTATGGACGAGCTTTCCGAGGATGATAAACTGGTTGTAAGCCGTGCAAGAAAGGTACAGAGATTCTTATCCCAGCCGTTCTTCGTTGCAACACAGTTTACCGGTCTGGATGGAAAATATGTTCCGATTGCAGAGACAATCCGCGGATTTAAGGAGATTCTTGAAGGAAAGCATGATGATGTACCGGAGAGTTATTTCTTAAATGCAGGTACGATCGATGATGTCCGCGCAAAGATGCAGTAA
- the atpC gene encoding ATP synthase F1 subunit epsilon — protein sequence MAEENRLFQVEIITPDRVFYTGEGDMIEFTTASGEIGVYKKHIPLTTVLAPGIVKIHKTGEDDVIAAVHSGFAEILPDKVTLLAEIAEWPNEIDKNRAEAARARAEERLAHRTEAIDVKRAEFALRKALVRIDIAK from the coding sequence ATGGCAGAAGAAAACAGACTCTTTCAGGTAGAGATCATTACGCCGGATCGTGTTTTTTATACAGGTGAGGGTGATATGATCGAGTTTACCACTGCCTCCGGTGAGATCGGTGTGTATAAAAAGCATATTCCGCTCACGACCGTGTTAGCACCCGGCATCGTAAAGATCCACAAGACGGGTGAAGATGACGTGATCGCGGCAGTACATTCCGGCTTTGCGGAAATTCTGCCGGATAAGGTAACACTTCTCGCAGAGATTGCAGAGTGGCCGAATGAGATCGACAAGAACCGTGCTGAAGCTGCGCGTGCGCGCGCTGAGGAACGGCTTGCCCACCGGACAGAGGCAATCGATGTCAAACGTGCTGAATTTGCACTTCGCAAAGCACTGGTGCGTATTGATATTGCAAAATAA
- a CDS encoding MATE family efflux transporter — MNQNFMKEKPVMPLVISMALPMTFSMLVNALYNIIDSYFVARISEDAMTALSLVFPLQNLVNAVVIGFAIGINATIAYFLGAQKQNTADKAASLGTLFNMIHGLILAVVCIAATAPFLAMFTDKRSIIDMGAAYAQIVFLFAVPNAAGLCFEKIFQSVGRMKTSMLCMLIGCVTNIILDPFMIFGIGFFPEMGIRGAAIATGIGQMASLVSYLLFYFFKPIPVKIRWKDMKPEAELSRKMYSIGVPATLSIALPSVQVSALNAILAVYSASYVLVLGAYFKLQTFLYLTGNGVVQGMRPLIGYNYGAGESKRVREIFRSALVLIAGVMVIGTILCMAVPQTLIGLFTSNPETIQFGKEALRLISIGFIASSVSVTVSGALEGLGKGKESLVISVLRYIAVILPLAFILSKILGAAGVWHAFWITEVVVAGISYVICKKEIFQ, encoded by the coding sequence ATGAACCAGAATTTTATGAAAGAGAAACCGGTCATGCCGCTTGTGATCTCCATGGCATTGCCAATGACATTTTCCATGTTAGTCAATGCGCTCTACAATATCATTGACAGTTATTTTGTGGCGCGCATCAGCGAAGATGCGATGACGGCACTTTCTTTGGTGTTCCCATTGCAGAATCTGGTCAATGCAGTTGTTATCGGATTTGCAATCGGAATCAATGCGACAATCGCATATTTTCTTGGAGCACAAAAGCAGAACACGGCGGATAAGGCGGCGTCGCTTGGAACACTTTTTAATATGATCCACGGACTGATCTTAGCGGTAGTCTGCATTGCAGCCACAGCACCTTTTCTTGCCATGTTTACAGATAAAAGGTCGATCATAGACATGGGCGCAGCATACGCGCAGATCGTATTTCTTTTTGCAGTACCCAATGCGGCAGGTCTTTGTTTTGAAAAGATTTTTCAGTCGGTAGGGCGCATGAAAACGTCCATGCTCTGTATGCTGATCGGCTGTGTGACCAATATTATCTTAGATCCTTTTATGATATTTGGAATAGGTTTCTTTCCTGAAATGGGGATCCGGGGAGCTGCTATCGCAACCGGGATCGGTCAGATGGCTTCTCTTGTCAGCTATCTGCTGTTTTATTTTTTTAAACCGATTCCGGTAAAGATAAGATGGAAAGATATGAAACCGGAAGCGGAACTTAGCAGGAAAATGTATTCGATCGGTGTCCCGGCAACATTGAGCATCGCGCTGCCGTCTGTACAGGTCTCTGCATTAAATGCGATTCTTGCGGTTTATTCTGCCAGCTATGTACTTGTACTTGGGGCTTATTTTAAATTACAGACATTTTTATATCTGACAGGAAATGGTGTCGTGCAGGGGATGCGTCCTCTGATCGGATATAACTACGGTGCGGGAGAGTCAAAGCGTGTCAGAGAAATTTTCCGGTCAGCGCTGGTATTGATCGCGGGGGTCATGGTAATCGGAACGATACTTTGTATGGCAGTGCCGCAGACGCTCATTGGATTGTTTACCAGTAATCCGGAGACGATACAATTTGGAAAAGAGGCGCTTCGTCTGATCAGCATTGGATTTATTGCGTCATCGGTCTCCGTCACGGTATCAGGTGCGTTGGAAGGACTGGGAAAGGGAAAAGAATCGTTGGTAATTTCTGTGCTCAGGTACATAGCAGTTATTTTACCATTGGCATTTATTTTGAGTAAAATATTGGGGGCTGCGGGCGTCTGGCATGCGTTCTGGATCACGGAAGTGGTCGTGGCAGGGATTTCCTATGTGATCTGTAAAAAAGAAATATTTCAGTAA